One Mus musculus strain C57BL/6J chromosome Y, GRCm38.p6 C57BL/6J DNA segment encodes these proteins:
- the Gm20889 gene encoding Y-linked testis-specific protein 1-like yields the protein MTSLKKKSRRKPSSQALGNIVGCRISHGWKEGNEPVTHWKAIILGQLPTNPSLYLVKYDGIDSVYGQELHCDERILNIKVLPHKVVFLQVRDVHLASALVCREVQHKFEGKDGSEDNWSGMVLAQVPFLQDYFYISYKKDPVLYVYQLLDDYKEGNHHIIPETPLAEARSGDDNDFLIGSWVQYTRDDGSKKFGKVVYKVLANSTVYFIKFLGDLHIYVYTLVSNIT from the coding sequence atgacatcactcaagaagaagagtaggaggaagccttcttcccaggccctggggaatattgttggctgcagaatttctcacgggtggaaggaaggtaatgagcctgtcacccattggaaggccatcattctaggtcaactgccaacaaacccttctctttatttggtgaagtatgacggaattgacagtgtctacggacaggagctccactgcgatgagaggattttaaatattaaggtcttgcctcacaaagtagtttttcttcaggtgagggatgtccacctcgccagcgccctggtttgcagagaggtacaacacaaatttgaggggaaagatggctctgaggacaactggagtgggatggtgctagcccaggtgccattcttacaggactatttttacatttcctacaagaaggatccggtcctctacgtctatcagctcctggatgactacaaggaaggtaaccaccacatcattccagagacccctctggctgaggcgagatcaggtgatgacaatgacttcttaataggttcctgggtgcagtacaccagagatgatggatccaaaaagttcggaaaggttgtttacaaagttctagccaattctactgtgtactttatcaaatttcttggtgacctacatatctatgtctatactctggtgtcaaatatcacttaa